The following coding sequences lie in one Chitinophagaceae bacterium genomic window:
- a CDS encoding PKD domain-containing protein — protein MSKNTFILFLFLLFPDYGFTQAKYLNAFHAETMADYDAEICLTPDSGCAVFLSFYDATISKDRFALFRFNKNDSLIWAKKFDIEEKFDQVNIASTKDSGFILLGGLGAADVIKTDQLGNVLWSRDFFKGTLLSTGIDAIEVDGDSLLILFNGPSNSQYDTYCGIAKTDSAGHVIWMNQYKNPLGPLGGIRMLQISQNHFVILGHSYNSNLADLGISLFCIDQNGEILWSREYGDFGFFEPADMAYSNGNLTVTGDSYFSQDQKFRFWQAQFDTSGNNLKIDYYYSPTINCGTQLSVCKLPDESNVFLDCNVLFKTDKKGNLISIHEFPESDYGLFDVEVGMENNLWIAGYAEVNNDGQFSLLKTNMDMDLLCLDTVNFEFGTESAILPTFNQVIYKEAYAQVDSFNYVAVPYPDEVIYSCEDTCVTNAGISLSTSRICSGSVLEAINASTNATNFKWYVDDLLITTTPNLSYLTSNPGAHNISLIAKGECKDTAEINFFVDSLPDATFSVTRKMFQCEFTANAINNESWKWDFGDGKNAYWPQSVHFFDSVGSYSVCLTTSNTCGAATECQSISIDDTVQSRFVMFCGISGNNLLPVQVVRMGDGGYLLLSNNAGLTPWIIRTDFKGNELWTIGSPGGMALSVTPTRDGGFAIVSGESGLAVTRYDSIGKLLWKRKFSGSVNNYADIIETSDESLLIAGQDNSKAVVLKLTKAGLTLWKRSYTETTFASKLYEAKNGDLLITGGYSNDLLVFRSDAAGVPIWGKKYYGPSADAGYGIVESANGNILVTGNTSSFGGSYVPKPIILRLEEDGDMLWAKLADIGVGNAGFGINELQSGNLQVLSGGEYDAQFIKLNSAGGFLHAKKYSFPFKSRIQKPAFTADNGFATLYTETGSVDWFPYLLKADSNGYAGCYSDSVVCNIVNLTPSITNLNITSTYDTIPLIYIPMYSTYYSTAEEILCDNFNCSIPNTNFTYTSNGNTVSFEDNTTSEDLLHWDFGDGFTSTEQNPAHTYISPGEKTVCLIANNECGDSIVCKSVFVNCIAAANFSSSANDLEVEFTNTSASATGYLWDFGDGTNSSITSPVHSYSSLGTFHVCLIAYGLCVNDTTCMDVTLQCSTESDFTYTTNVNQVFFTNQAINTLFYFWEFGDGQQSFAPNPNHTYTANGIYTACLTAYGDCDTPITCKEITIIATGISDPVNLFSIYPNPASEYIHVDYCCEEHVTVEIINSLNQVRLKESLSRGEKLINVKEYPPGIYQCKIYDSIGRIIVAQKLAIVN, from the coding sequence ATCGAAGAGAAATTTGATCAGGTAAATATAGCATCAACAAAAGACAGCGGTTTTATTTTACTTGGAGGATTGGGCGCCGCGGATGTTATTAAAACTGATCAGCTCGGAAATGTGCTTTGGTCAAGAGATTTCTTTAAAGGGACTTTACTATCGACAGGAATTGATGCGATTGAAGTTGATGGAGATTCATTGCTGATTCTTTTTAATGGTCCCAGCAACAGCCAGTATGATACTTATTGCGGTATAGCTAAAACCGATTCTGCAGGACATGTTATCTGGATGAATCAATACAAAAATCCACTTGGACCTCTGGGCGGAATAAGAATGCTACAAATCTCCCAAAACCATTTCGTTATTCTTGGACATTCCTACAATTCAAACTTAGCTGACCTGGGAATATCCCTCTTTTGTATTGACCAAAATGGTGAAATTCTATGGAGCAGGGAATACGGAGATTTTGGCTTCTTTGAGCCAGCAGATATGGCTTATTCAAATGGTAATCTTACAGTGACAGGTGATTCGTATTTCTCCCAAGACCAAAAATTTCGATTTTGGCAAGCGCAGTTTGACACCAGTGGGAATAATTTAAAAATAGACTACTACTATAGCCCTACCATTAATTGTGGAACCCAGCTTTCTGTATGCAAACTGCCTGACGAATCAAATGTTTTTCTCGATTGTAACGTCCTGTTTAAAACTGATAAGAAGGGAAATTTGATTTCCATTCATGAATTCCCTGAAAGTGATTACGGACTATTTGATGTGGAGGTTGGGATGGAGAATAACCTCTGGATCGCCGGTTACGCTGAAGTAAATAATGATGGACAATTTTCCTTGCTGAAGACCAATATGGACATGGACCTTTTGTGCCTTGATACTGTAAATTTTGAGTTTGGTACAGAGTCAGCAATTCTACCCACATTTAACCAGGTAATTTATAAGGAAGCATACGCCCAGGTTGACAGCTTCAATTATGTTGCGGTGCCTTATCCCGATGAAGTGATTTATTCTTGCGAAGATACCTGCGTTACCAACGCAGGCATTAGCCTGAGCACATCAAGAATTTGTAGCGGAAGCGTGTTGGAAGCAATTAACGCATCCACAAACGCAACGAATTTCAAGTGGTACGTTGATGATTTACTAATTACCACGACACCAAACTTAAGTTACTTAACAAGTAACCCTGGTGCTCATAATATAAGTCTGATTGCAAAAGGAGAATGCAAGGATACTGCTGAAATTAATTTTTTTGTTGATTCCCTGCCGGACGCAACCTTCAGTGTAACAAGGAAAATGTTTCAATGTGAGTTTACTGCAAATGCCATTAATAATGAATCCTGGAAATGGGATTTTGGCGATGGCAAAAATGCTTACTGGCCTCAATCAGTACATTTTTTTGATTCTGTGGGATCATATTCCGTTTGTCTGACTACTTCAAATACTTGTGGTGCAGCAACGGAATGTCAATCAATATCTATAGATGACACGGTTCAAAGCCGGTTTGTTATGTTTTGCGGAATAAGTGGCAATAATCTTCTGCCGGTTCAGGTCGTACGAATGGGAGATGGCGGGTACTTGCTTCTTTCAAACAACGCAGGTTTAACACCATGGATAATACGAACTGATTTTAAAGGGAATGAACTTTGGACGATTGGTTCACCTGGCGGAATGGCCTTGTCAGTTACGCCGACGAGAGATGGAGGTTTCGCTATTGTAAGCGGTGAAAGCGGTTTAGCAGTAACCCGATATGACAGTATTGGTAAGTTATTATGGAAACGAAAGTTCTCGGGTTCAGTAAATAACTATGCGGATATCATCGAAACAAGCGATGAAAGTCTTTTGATAGCTGGTCAGGATAATTCAAAAGCAGTTGTACTGAAACTGACGAAAGCAGGCCTTACATTATGGAAACGTTCTTACACGGAAACAACTTTTGCTTCGAAATTATATGAAGCAAAAAACGGTGATCTTTTAATAACCGGCGGCTATAGTAATGATCTCCTGGTGTTTCGGTCAGACGCTGCAGGAGTACCCATCTGGGGAAAAAAGTATTATGGTCCTTCCGCCGATGCCGGTTATGGGATTGTTGAATCCGCAAACGGAAACATTCTTGTAACTGGAAATACTTCCAGTTTTGGAGGATCGTATGTTCCCAAGCCTATCATCCTTAGGTTAGAAGAAGATGGGGATATGTTATGGGCTAAGCTTGCTGATATCGGAGTGGGTAATGCCGGATTTGGTATCAATGAATTACAAAGTGGCAACCTGCAAGTGCTTTCAGGCGGAGAATATGATGCTCAATTCATAAAATTGAATTCAGCGGGTGGGTTTCTGCATGCTAAAAAATATTCATTTCCCTTTAAGTCCCGTATTCAGAAACCTGCTTTTACAGCCGACAATGGTTTTGCTACACTGTACACTGAAACAGGTTCAGTAGATTGGTTTCCGTACCTATTGAAAGCAGATTCAAATGGTTATGCCGGCTGTTACAGTGATTCTGTCGTCTGCAACATCGTCAACCTCACTCCCTCCATCACTAATTTAAATATTACATCAACTTACGATACCATTCCACTTATATACATTCCCATGTATTCCACATATTATTCTACGGCTGAAGAAATTTTATGTGATAATTTTAATTGCTCAATACCGAATACAAATTTTACATATACTTCAAACGGAAATACAGTTTCTTTTGAAGACAATACAACTTCTGAAGACTTGCTTCATTGGGATTTCGGAGATGGATTTACTTCAACGGAACAAAATCCCGCTCATACTTATATTTCTCCTGGCGAAAAGACGGTGTGTTTAATTGCAAACAATGAATGCGGTGATTCAATTGTATGTAAATCAGTATTTGTCAATTGCATTGCAGCAGCCAATTTTTCCAGTTCAGCAAATGATTTAGAGGTTGAGTTTACAAATACATCAGCATCAGCTACCGGTTATTTATGGGATTTTGGTGATGGTACGAACAGCAGCATAACAAGTCCTGTTCATTCTTATAGTTCATTGGGAACTTTTCATGTTTGTCTTATTGCCTATGGTCTTTGTGTAAATGATACAACCTGTATGGATGTTACTCTACAGTGTTCTACTGAATCTGATTTTACATATACAACGAATGTAAACCAGGTTTTTTTTACAAACCAGGCAATTAATACATTGTTTTATTTTTGGGAGTTTGGTGACGGTCAGCAGAGTTTCGCTCCTAATCCGAATCATACCTATACTGCAAATGGAATTTATACAGCTTGTCTTACGGCATACGGTGATTGTGATACCCCAATAACGTGCAAGGAAATTACCATCATTGCGACCGGCATATCGGATCCGGTAAACTTATTCTCCATTTACCCGAATCCTGCAAGCGAGTATATTCATGTTGATTATTGCTGTGAAGAACATGTTACCGTTGAAATTATTAATTCACTTAACCAGGTACGCCTCAAAGAATCGTTATCTCGCGGAGAGAAGTTGATTAATGTAAAGGAATATCCACCAGGGATATATCAATGCAAAATTTATGATTCGATCGGGCGGATTATAGTAGCTCAAAAGTTGGCGATAGTAAATTGA